One region of Carya illinoinensis cultivar Pawnee chromosome 8, C.illinoinensisPawnee_v1, whole genome shotgun sequence genomic DNA includes:
- the LOC122318706 gene encoding 2-methyl-6-phytyl-1,4-hydroquinone methyltransferase, chloroplastic-like isoform X1 → MTPCLWCSFSPSATKPLNHGAESLTIIRGITPNRSSFIGPDFRGRHFTSMGLVSSSRIFKTRRIVPKCSVSAPRPTSQPRFIQHKKEAFWFYRFLSIVYDHVINPGHWTEDMREDALEPADLSDRNMIVVDVGGGTGFTTLGIVKHVDAKNVTILDQSPHQLAKAKQKEPLKECKIIEGDAEDLPFPTDYADRYVSAGSIEYWPDPQRGIKEAYRVLKLGGKACIIGPVYPTFWLSRFFADVWMLFPKEEEYIEWFKKAGFKDIMFKRIGPKWYRGVRRHGLIMGCSVTGVKPTSGQSPLQLGPKAEDVAKPVNPFAFFMRFILGVMAAT, encoded by the exons ATGACCCCATGCCTGTGGTGCTCATTTTCTCCCTCTGCCACAAAGCCACTGAACCA TGGAGCTGAAAGTCTCACAATCATCAGAGGAATAACCCCAAATAGGTCCAGTTTTATTGGGCCGGATTTTCGTGGGAGGCATTTTACCAGCATGGGTTTGGTGTCTAGTAGTAGGATTTTCAAGACTAGAAGAATAGTCCCCAAGTGTAGTGTTTCGGCTCCAAGGCCAACTTCACAGCCTAGGTTCATACAGCACAAGAAAGAGGCATTTTGGTTCTATAGATTCCTCTCGATTGTTTATGACCATGTCATAAACCCTGGGCACTGGACTGAGGACATGAGGGAAGATGCGCTTGAGCCTGCTGATCTCAGTGACCGGAATATGATAGTGGTAGATGTGGGTGGGGGAACTGGGTTTACCACTTTGGGGATAGTTAAGCATGTGGACGCCAAGAATGTTACGATTTTAGACCAGTCACCTCATCAGCTTGCTAAGGCTAAGCAGAAGGAGCCCTTGAAGGAGTGCAAAATAATCGAGGGTGATGCTGAAGATCTTCCCTTCCCTACTGATTATGCTGATAGATATGTATCTGCTGGAAG CATCGAGTACTGGCCAGACCCACAGCGAGGGATCAAGGAAGCATACAGGGTGTTGAAACTTGGAGGAAAAGCATGTATAATTGGTCCTGTTTATCCAACATTTTGGCTGTCTCGCTTCTTCGCAGATGTGTGGATGCTCTTTCCAAAGGAGGAAGAGTACATTGAGTGGTTCAAAAAGGCTGGATTTAAAGATATCATGTTCAAAAGGATTGGCCCAAAATGGTATCGTGGGGTTCGGCGCCATGGGTTGATCATGGGATGTTCTGTTACAGGAGTAAAACCCACATCTGGGCAGTCTCCTTTGCAG CTTGGTCCAAAGGCAGAGGATGTAGCAAAACCTGTAAATCCTTTTGCGTTCTTCATGCGCTTCATTTTGGGTGTCATGGCAGCAACATAG
- the LOC122318706 gene encoding 2-methyl-6-phytyl-1,4-hydroquinone methyltransferase, chloroplastic-like isoform X2, whose protein sequence is MASAILSGAESLTIIRGITPNRSSFIGPDFRGRHFTSMGLVSSSRIFKTRRIVPKCSVSAPRPTSQPRFIQHKKEAFWFYRFLSIVYDHVINPGHWTEDMREDALEPADLSDRNMIVVDVGGGTGFTTLGIVKHVDAKNVTILDQSPHQLAKAKQKEPLKECKIIEGDAEDLPFPTDYADRYVSAGSIEYWPDPQRGIKEAYRVLKLGGKACIIGPVYPTFWLSRFFADVWMLFPKEEEYIEWFKKAGFKDIMFKRIGPKWYRGVRRHGLIMGCSVTGVKPTSGQSPLQLGPKAEDVAKPVNPFAFFMRFILGVMAAT, encoded by the exons ATGGCTTCTGCAATACTCAGTGGAGCTGAAAGTCTCACAATCATCAGAGGAATAACCCCAAATAGGTCCAGTTTTATTGGGCCGGATTTTCGTGGGAGGCATTTTACCAGCATGGGTTTGGTGTCTAGTAGTAGGATTTTCAAGACTAGAAGAATAGTCCCCAAGTGTAGTGTTTCGGCTCCAAGGCCAACTTCACAGCCTAGGTTCATACAGCACAAGAAAGAGGCATTTTGGTTCTATAGATTCCTCTCGATTGTTTATGACCATGTCATAAACCCTGGGCACTGGACTGAGGACATGAGGGAAGATGCGCTTGAGCCTGCTGATCTCAGTGACCGGAATATGATAGTGGTAGATGTGGGTGGGGGAACTGGGTTTACCACTTTGGGGATAGTTAAGCATGTGGACGCCAAGAATGTTACGATTTTAGACCAGTCACCTCATCAGCTTGCTAAGGCTAAGCAGAAGGAGCCCTTGAAGGAGTGCAAAATAATCGAGGGTGATGCTGAAGATCTTCCCTTCCCTACTGATTATGCTGATAGATATGTATCTGCTGGAAG CATCGAGTACTGGCCAGACCCACAGCGAGGGATCAAGGAAGCATACAGGGTGTTGAAACTTGGAGGAAAAGCATGTATAATTGGTCCTGTTTATCCAACATTTTGGCTGTCTCGCTTCTTCGCAGATGTGTGGATGCTCTTTCCAAAGGAGGAAGAGTACATTGAGTGGTTCAAAAAGGCTGGATTTAAAGATATCATGTTCAAAAGGATTGGCCCAAAATGGTATCGTGGGGTTCGGCGCCATGGGTTGATCATGGGATGTTCTGTTACAGGAGTAAAACCCACATCTGGGCAGTCTCCTTTGCAG CTTGGTCCAAAGGCAGAGGATGTAGCAAAACCTGTAAATCCTTTTGCGTTCTTCATGCGCTTCATTTTGGGTGTCATGGCAGCAACATAG